From the genome of Rarobacter incanus, one region includes:
- the nucS gene encoding endonuclease NucS: MRLVIARCEVRYSGRLTALLPVATRLIMVKADGSVLVHSDNGSYKPLNWMMAPCRLRESSPSPEAAAMGVAAVWTVQNDKTTDRLEIDIHEMLSDSAFEFGVDPGLVKDGVEAHLQALMAEQITVLGEGHTLVRREYPTAIGPVDILARDSRGGTVAVEIKRRGDIEGVEQLTRYLELLNRDPLLRPVAGVFAAQEIKPQARVLATDRGIRCVVLDYDAMRGVDDVESRLF; this comes from the coding sequence ATGCGGTTGGTAATCGCCCGATGCGAGGTGCGCTACAGCGGCAGGCTGACGGCGTTGCTTCCGGTAGCGACCCGGCTGATCATGGTCAAGGCCGACGGCTCGGTTCTGGTGCATAGCGATAACGGTTCATACAAGCCACTCAACTGGATGATGGCTCCGTGTCGCTTGCGCGAATCCTCGCCAAGTCCCGAGGCCGCCGCCATGGGGGTCGCCGCGGTCTGGACGGTCCAAAATGACAAGACCACCGATCGGCTAGAGATCGATATTCACGAAATGCTGTCCGACTCGGCATTCGAGTTCGGGGTCGACCCGGGCCTAGTCAAGGACGGTGTCGAAGCGCACTTGCAGGCACTCATGGCCGAGCAGATCACCGTTCTGGGGGAGGGACACACCTTGGTGCGGCGGGAATACCCCACGGCGATTGGGCCCGTTGACATCCTTGCGCGTGATTCGCGCGGCGGGACCGTCGCCGTGGAAATCAAACGCCGCGGCGACATCGAAGGGGTTGAGCAACTGACCCGGTACCTGGAACTGCTCAACCGCGATCCCCTGCTGCGTCCCGTCGCGGGCGTGTTCGCTGCACAGGAGATCAAGCCGCAGGCGCGCGTGCTTGCGACCGATCGCGGGATCCGGTGCGTGGTGCTCGACTACGACGCGATGCGCGGCGTCGATGACGTCGAATCACGACTTTTCTGA
- a CDS encoding F0F1 ATP synthase subunit epsilon → MAQLEVNVVATGDTLWQGQARMVVAPASDGEVGILAGHTPMLAVLKAGTVRVVPITGEKVAIHVTGGFLSVDSDVITVVADSATIDASAH, encoded by the coding sequence GTGGCACAGCTCGAAGTCAACGTCGTTGCAACCGGCGATACCCTGTGGCAGGGCCAGGCACGTATGGTCGTGGCGCCCGCGTCCGACGGCGAGGTGGGTATCTTGGCGGGGCACACCCCCATGCTGGCGGTGCTCAAGGCGGGAACCGTCCGGGTCGTGCCTATCACCGGCGAGAAGGTTGCGATCCACGTCACGGGCGGGTTCTTGTCGGTCGACTCCGACGTGATCACGGTCGTTGCGGATTCCGCAACCATCGACGCGAGCGCCCACTAG
- a CDS encoding DUF2550 family protein has product MAAAIVVIAAAIVMTGVLGRFRWLCHRPGSVIASLRSTGKRPRWRLGILRFGSNEMKWFSARAVFPWYTRLWRRGDFELLGRTTAPAQGDHRPTCVVACRYRGTDMELLMSSGAYAALASWYEAAPPHISAQVL; this is encoded by the coding sequence ATGGCCGCGGCAATCGTTGTGATTGCCGCGGCCATCGTCATGACGGGCGTCCTTGGACGCTTTCGGTGGCTGTGCCACAGGCCCGGCTCGGTCATAGCCTCGCTGCGCAGCACCGGCAAGCGGCCGCGATGGCGCCTGGGGATACTGCGTTTCGGTTCCAACGAAATGAAGTGGTTTTCGGCGCGAGCCGTCTTTCCCTGGTACACGCGGTTGTGGCGGCGGGGCGACTTTGAGTTACTGGGTCGGACCACGGCACCGGCGCAGGGCGACCACCGCCCCACGTGCGTCGTTGCGTGCCGCTACCGGGGCACGGACATGGAGCTATTGATGTCGAGCGGTGCGTATGCTGCGCTGGCCTCCTGGTATGAGGCGGCGCCTCCGCATATATCCGCGCAAGTATTGTGA
- a CDS encoding substrate-binding and vWA domain-containing protein codes for MVSRSIRRRLVAVAAVGSLLLTACTTGADSTDEATVVDDGCIPLVVATSSEKVNLMDDLGAAFKQSPEHAGVGQCVTVRPVNVASGKAAKYLSASTKEWALGADSAPAVWSPASTVWTDRVASIAGAQIVDGAESFTKTPVVFGIPESMAKALGYPDKKITMADIHDLIVDPQGWGSVGKSMWGSFKIAKTNPNTSTTGLSMLLMQAYAAAGKTKDLTVADVKAAQDFSRDFESGAIHYGDTTGKVLQNLADKLTGGGSSYVSAVALEETSLYNYNIGNPDSHTVQPGEVLTPPSEKLVAIYPQGGSMWSDNPVVALNAAWVSADQKKAAKAFVSFLHTKAAQELLPRYGFRPLDDSVDASQSLNSSVGINVDEPTTTLPQPAPEVVSAAIEQWTQIRKPSAILQLMDVSGSMAEDVGDGTSRLDGAIQGATTTLSDVRSTDEIGVWAFTTGIQDTVDGKTLDGIAVVRPFGPLGGDKEALRTDIEDLAHARRGGTPLYDALSQAYDYMLGHAESGRINAIVVLSDGEDTDSVTQLDSLIQKINADQAEGSNDKPVRIFAIAYSQSADVDALRILARASGGQVFDATDPTQIAETFQSVMNNF; via the coding sequence GTGGTTTCTCGCTCGATTCGCCGCCGCCTCGTTGCCGTCGCCGCCGTTGGATCTTTGCTGCTCACGGCATGCACGACCGGCGCAGATTCCACGGACGAGGCGACCGTCGTCGACGACGGCTGCATTCCGCTCGTCGTGGCGACATCGTCCGAGAAGGTCAACTTGATGGATGACCTGGGCGCGGCATTCAAACAGTCGCCCGAGCACGCGGGCGTAGGGCAGTGCGTGACCGTGCGGCCGGTCAACGTGGCGTCGGGCAAGGCTGCAAAGTATCTGTCGGCCTCGACGAAAGAGTGGGCGCTGGGCGCCGACAGCGCCCCGGCGGTCTGGTCGCCGGCCTCCACCGTGTGGACGGACCGGGTTGCTTCCATCGCGGGCGCCCAGATCGTCGACGGCGCCGAGAGCTTCACCAAGACCCCCGTCGTTTTCGGAATCCCGGAGTCGATGGCAAAGGCGCTCGGCTACCCGGACAAGAAAATCACGATGGCCGATATTCACGACCTCATCGTGGATCCGCAGGGCTGGGGTTCCGTCGGAAAATCGATGTGGGGATCGTTCAAGATCGCCAAGACCAACCCGAACACGTCGACGACGGGGCTGTCGATGCTGCTCATGCAGGCGTACGCAGCCGCAGGCAAGACCAAGGACCTGACGGTCGCCGACGTCAAGGCCGCCCAGGATTTCTCGCGGGACTTCGAATCCGGGGCGATCCACTACGGCGACACCACCGGCAAGGTCCTGCAAAACCTTGCCGACAAGCTCACCGGGGGCGGATCCTCCTACGTCAGCGCCGTGGCGCTCGAAGAAACCTCGCTGTACAACTACAACATCGGCAACCCCGATTCGCACACCGTGCAGCCCGGCGAGGTATTGACGCCCCCGAGCGAAAAGCTGGTCGCGATCTATCCGCAGGGCGGCTCGATGTGGAGCGATAATCCCGTCGTGGCGCTGAACGCCGCATGGGTATCAGCAGACCAGAAAAAGGCCGCGAAGGCCTTCGTATCCTTCTTGCACACCAAGGCGGCGCAGGAGCTTTTGCCGCGTTACGGGTTTAGGCCGCTGGATGACAGCGTCGACGCATCGCAATCGCTCAACTCAAGCGTCGGAATCAATGTGGACGAGCCCACCACGACACTTCCCCAACCCGCCCCGGAGGTGGTCTCCGCGGCGATCGAGCAATGGACGCAGATCCGCAAGCCCTCGGCGATTTTGCAGCTCATGGACGTCTCCGGCTCGATGGCGGAGGACGTCGGGGATGGCACCTCGCGCCTGGACGGCGCGATTCAGGGCGCGACGACAACGCTCAGCGATGTTCGATCCACGGACGAGATCGGCGTGTGGGCGTTCACGACCGGTATCCAGGACACCGTCGATGGAAAGACGCTGGACGGGATAGCGGTGGTTCGGCCCTTCGGCCCGTTGGGCGGCGACAAGGAGGCGCTGCGCACCGACATAGAGGACCTCGCGCACGCGCGTAGGGGCGGGACCCCGCTGTACGACGCGCTGAGCCAGGCCTACGACTACATGCTCGGTCACGCCGAATCCGGGCGGATCAACGCGATCGTCGTCCTGTCCGACGGCGAGGACACCGATTCCGTCACGCAACTAGACTCCCTGATCCAAAAGATCAATGCGGACCAGGCCGAGGGCTCCAACGACAAGCCTGTCCGCATCTTCGCAATAGCCTATTCGCAGTCGGCCGACGTCGACGCGCTGCGGATCCTGGCGCGGGCATCCGGCGGCCAGGTATTTGATGCCACGGATCCGACGCAGATCGCGGAGACCTTCCAGTCCGTCATGAACAACTTCTAA
- the atpD gene encoding F0F1 ATP synthase subunit beta: MTATTVESPASGAGASASGRVARVIGPVVDVEFPAGGIPDIYNALTVPIDLSGQGEGEQNFVLTMEVAQHLGDNLIRAIALKPTDGLVRGAEVTDTGAAISVPVGDVTKGHVFNVTGDVLNAKPGEKIEVTERWPIHRKPPAFDQLESKTQMFETGIKVIDLLTPYVQGGKIGLFGGAGVGKTVLIQEMIYRVANNHNGVSVFAGVGERTREGNDLIEEMTESGVIKQTALVFGQMDEPPGTRLRVALSALTMAEYFRDVQRQDVLLFIDNIFRFTQAGSEVSTLLGRMPSAVGYQPNLADEMGVLQERITSTRGHSITSLQAIYVPADDYTDPAPATTFAHLDATTELSREIASRGLYPAVDPLTSTSRILDPRYVGQDHYEAATRVKQILQRNKELQDIIAILGVDELSEEDKTVVARARRIQQFLSQNTYMATQFTGVEGSTVPLSETIEAFTKIADGEFDHIAEQAFFNIGGLEDLERNWARIQKEFGA, translated from the coding sequence ATGACCGCCACAACAGTCGAGAGCCCGGCGTCCGGCGCCGGCGCGTCAGCTTCTGGGCGCGTTGCGCGGGTTATCGGACCCGTTGTTGACGTCGAATTCCCAGCGGGTGGAATCCCCGACATCTACAACGCGTTGACGGTGCCGATCGACCTGTCGGGCCAGGGCGAAGGCGAACAGAACTTCGTCTTGACGATGGAGGTCGCCCAGCACCTCGGTGATAACCTCATTCGGGCCATCGCCCTCAAGCCGACCGATGGTTTGGTGCGCGGTGCAGAGGTGACCGACACCGGTGCCGCCATTTCGGTGCCCGTCGGGGACGTGACCAAGGGCCACGTCTTCAACGTCACCGGTGACGTCCTCAACGCCAAGCCCGGCGAGAAGATCGAGGTGACCGAGCGCTGGCCGATTCACCGCAAGCCCCCTGCGTTCGATCAGCTGGAGTCCAAGACCCAGATGTTTGAAACCGGCATCAAGGTTATCGACCTCCTGACACCCTACGTGCAGGGCGGCAAGATCGGTCTGTTCGGCGGTGCGGGTGTCGGTAAGACCGTTCTGATCCAGGAAATGATCTACCGCGTTGCTAATAACCACAATGGTGTTTCCGTGTTCGCCGGGGTTGGTGAGCGCACCCGCGAGGGCAACGACCTCATCGAAGAGATGACCGAATCCGGGGTCATCAAGCAGACTGCCCTTGTCTTTGGCCAGATGGACGAGCCGCCAGGCACGCGCCTGCGCGTGGCGTTGTCCGCGTTGACCATGGCAGAGTACTTCCGCGACGTGCAGCGCCAGGACGTGCTTTTGTTCATCGACAATATCTTCCGCTTTACGCAGGCCGGTTCGGAGGTCTCGACGCTGCTGGGGCGCATGCCTTCTGCTGTTGGTTACCAGCCAAACCTCGCCGACGAGATGGGAGTTCTGCAAGAGCGCATTACCTCCACGCGTGGTCACTCGATCACGTCGCTGCAGGCGATCTACGTGCCAGCGGACGACTACACGGACCCGGCCCCTGCGACCACCTTCGCGCACCTGGACGCGACGACGGAACTGAGCCGCGAGATCGCTTCGCGCGGTCTTTACCCGGCCGTTGATCCGCTGACCTCGACTTCGCGCATCCTCGATCCGCGCTACGTCGGCCAGGACCACTACGAGGCCGCGACCCGGGTCAAGCAGATCCTGCAGCGCAACAAGGAGTTGCAGGACATCATCGCGATTCTCGGCGTCGACGAACTGTCCGAAGAGGACAAGACGGTCGTGGCTCGCGCCCGTCGCATTCAGCAGTTCCTGTCGCAGAACACATACATGGCCACGCAGTTCACCGGCGTTGAGGGATCGACGGTTCCGTTGAGCGAAACCATCGAGGCGTTCACCAAAATTGCCGACGGCGAGTTCGATCACATTGCCGAGCAGGCGTTCTTCAACATCGGTGGCCTGGAGGATCTGGAACGGAACTGGGCGCGGATTCAAAAGGAGTTCGGGGCCTGA
- a CDS encoding toxic anion resistance protein — protein sequence MPQDTVTVDFAALMETADARSEEAQGSPLENAMAEVPPTDVAAATPAAAVFTFRSLLSDKQRADLEHGAPGLAKKFIADVNQIVSFGAPIMKKMNDASTQLLEVQRSITVPQADAIVNDLLREMDGFEKKWRSVKLESAAETVKGWFKKTKYTLKTMIRESKPITDRIDMAELKLQEMETALADNIARGQLLHKQSLAHMDDVVAVLAALEQVIEVIRAEFAVADAALRAAEAHGGDTAEHGGATVTVSELREAHANLSFVLSETEKTWADWRSQFFLGFAHAPATRNLIVTTFALRRRLAAFRTMGLPSARQSLALWQQAAFAKEGAQLGAAVQEGTNKLIQGAFQVTAESIEVVANAAQAPVITEETIWVVIDSVKAQCASIVQADKAGRALRARNLQALETGEAQIEDAVIASQRALADAGRTPIGVSPGSESAREGSTQSDGTGTDPGGDLLNKLID from the coding sequence ATGCCCCAGGACACCGTCACCGTCGACTTCGCCGCGCTCATGGAGACGGCCGACGCCCGAAGCGAGGAAGCCCAGGGCAGCCCGCTTGAAAATGCCATGGCCGAGGTGCCGCCAACCGATGTTGCCGCCGCCACGCCCGCGGCCGCGGTTTTCACTTTCCGCAGCCTGCTTTCGGACAAGCAGCGCGCGGACCTGGAGCACGGTGCGCCCGGCCTGGCGAAGAAGTTCATCGCCGACGTGAACCAGATCGTGTCCTTCGGCGCGCCCATCATGAAGAAGATGAACGACGCATCCACTCAGCTTCTGGAAGTGCAGCGCTCGATTACGGTGCCCCAGGCCGACGCGATCGTCAACGATCTGCTGCGTGAGATGGACGGATTCGAGAAAAAGTGGCGGTCCGTGAAGCTCGAAAGCGCGGCCGAAACCGTCAAGGGCTGGTTCAAGAAGACCAAATACACGCTCAAAACCATGATTCGGGAGTCGAAGCCGATCACTGACCGCATAGACATGGCCGAACTCAAGCTCCAGGAGATGGAAACGGCGCTCGCGGACAATATCGCGCGCGGCCAGCTGCTGCACAAGCAGTCGCTGGCTCACATGGACGACGTCGTGGCGGTCCTTGCCGCGCTCGAGCAGGTTATCGAGGTCATCCGCGCGGAGTTTGCGGTGGCGGACGCGGCGCTACGGGCGGCAGAGGCGCATGGTGGCGACACCGCCGAGCACGGTGGCGCGACCGTCACCGTCAGCGAGTTGCGCGAGGCGCATGCGAATCTGTCGTTCGTGCTGTCCGAGACCGAAAAGACATGGGCGGATTGGCGCTCGCAGTTTTTTCTGGGCTTCGCGCATGCGCCCGCGACCCGCAATCTCATCGTGACGACATTTGCCCTGCGGCGTCGCCTGGCGGCATTCCGCACCATGGGTTTGCCGTCGGCGCGCCAGTCGCTCGCGCTGTGGCAGCAGGCGGCCTTCGCCAAGGAGGGAGCGCAGCTGGGCGCCGCCGTACAGGAGGGAACCAACAAGCTGATTCAGGGTGCGTTCCAGGTGACCGCGGAATCGATCGAGGTCGTAGCGAATGCGGCGCAGGCGCCCGTGATCACCGAAGAGACGATCTGGGTGGTCATCGATTCGGTGAAGGCGCAGTGCGCCTCTATTGTGCAGGCGGACAAAGCCGGACGAGCGCTCCGTGCCCGTAATCTGCAGGCGCTGGAGACGGGGGAGGCGCAGATTGAGGACGCGGTGATCGCTTCGCAGCGGGCTCTGGCGGATGCCGGACGCACCCCGATCGGTGTAAGCCCGGGCAGCGAATCGGCGCGCGAGGGTTCAACTCAGAGTGACGGCACGGGCACGGACCCCGGTGGGGATCTGCTAAACAAGCTGATCGACTAG